In Nocardia asteroides, the following proteins share a genomic window:
- a CDS encoding protein phosphatase 2C domain-containing protein, protein MSAPGCPDCAGSARAGHRFCEGCGRELGVRKTALPVHDPVTAPQCSTCGERQYQGGYCVQCGSPKPMPDRFEDDLGAVYLLTDRGISHARNEDAIAAAVRDGDGTRVIVVSDGVSTSQDPQAASGTAARSGVDAALAALADGRSAQDAVMAGLATATAAVRGMSRTAEYSPSCTYVSAIVRDTPEGTEITVANVGDSRAFWLAAGDPTASRRLSVDDSWAQALVDAGALDEEAAMHDPRAHTLLRWLGADGGETPWSANCLQSMVATEPGTLLLCSDGLWNYLPDAVALAGFTVETSPQSAARALADFAISSGGSDNITVALAPVPVPRAVSPDPGVS, encoded by the coding sequence GTGAGCGCGCCGGGCTGCCCCGACTGCGCGGGGTCGGCGCGGGCGGGCCACCGCTTCTGCGAGGGCTGCGGCCGTGAACTCGGGGTGCGCAAAACCGCGCTGCCGGTCCACGATCCGGTCACCGCGCCGCAGTGCTCCACCTGCGGGGAACGGCAATATCAGGGCGGCTACTGCGTGCAGTGCGGCAGCCCCAAACCGATGCCCGACCGGTTCGAGGACGATCTGGGCGCGGTCTACCTGCTCACCGATCGCGGGATCAGCCACGCCAGAAACGAGGACGCGATCGCCGCGGCGGTGCGCGACGGCGACGGCACCCGGGTGATCGTGGTCAGCGACGGCGTCTCCACCTCCCAGGACCCGCAGGCCGCCTCCGGCACCGCGGCCAGGTCCGGTGTCGACGCGGCCCTGGCCGCGCTGGCCGACGGCCGGTCCGCGCAGGACGCCGTGATGGCCGGGCTGGCCACCGCGACCGCCGCCGTGCGCGGGATGTCCCGCACGGCCGAGTACTCGCCGTCGTGCACGTATGTCTCGGCGATCGTGCGCGACACCCCCGAAGGCACCGAGATCACCGTCGCCAATGTCGGTGACAGCCGCGCCTTCTGGCTCGCCGCCGGCGACCCCACGGCCTCGCGCCGGCTCAGCGTCGACGATTCCTGGGCCCAGGCCCTCGTCGACGCGGGCGCCCTCGACGAGGAAGCCGCCATGCACGATCCGCGCGCGCACACCCTGCTGCGCTGGCTCGGCGCCGACGGCGGTGAGACCCCGTGGTCGGCGAACTGCCTGCAGAGCATGGTGGCCACCGAGCCCGGCACCCTGCTGCTGTGCAGCGACGGCCTGTGGAACTACCTGCCCGACGCCGTCGCCCTCGCCGGCTTCACCGTCGAGACCTCGCCGCAGTCGGCGGCCCGCGCGCTCGCCGACTT
- a CDS encoding serine/threonine-protein kinase → MTCSEPGCGGTVEDGYCAVCGTAPVAESAPPPDPARGTGRSSRTTAQPRNGAAAPAPVTPGRCAEPGCGGTIADGYCEICGTAPTATAVYSPSAPTVSASSRTSSRSVRTHRSGSVRSAGRGRLGAGLVEVPPVPRVDPAAAVLTDPQVPESDRYCGKCDKPVGRSHDGVPGRTSGFCPHCGTRYSFVPRLRAGDLVGGQYQVAGALAHGGLGWIYLATDHRVNDRWVVLKGLIDIGDSDALAAALAERRFLAEVDHPNIVKIHNFTEHADADGDPVGYIVMAYVGGTSLKQILRKHRAETNSYLPPAQAIAYVLEMLPALGYLHARGWAYCDFKPDNVMQTEERLELIDLGAVISMDDRTSPIYGTIGYQAPEIAETGPTVATEVYTAGRTLAVLMMRVATAEGKLGPLPTPDTEPLLAQHDSLHRFLLRATHADPLTRFGSMSEMADQLTGVLREVLATGDGIPRPGMSSSFGPARAVFGIDGTTPDAAALVAGLPAPLVDPADSGAALLATTDAATPAELEAALTAGLRAVVTGSGESVEIPLRLVRAELEAGDPAAALTRLDALDADLDYDWRRVWYRAQAALLTGDHGTAAADFEAVYNALPGEPAPKLALAAALELGAQQRDTPELRRASALYELVWRTDHTYLSAAFGAARLRRAAGDRAGAVAVLDQVDRTSSMFTEARVSAVDTLLAGRAADDLDEALLREAGERVERLNLDSRKRTAEVRMPVLEAALNWIRSGQRPSAAGKLLDVEFTEQGVRTGLERCLRTLAREADDMWSRFVLVDQANAVRPRTTL, encoded by the coding sequence ATGACATGTAGTGAACCGGGGTGCGGCGGCACCGTGGAGGACGGCTACTGCGCCGTCTGCGGTACCGCGCCGGTGGCGGAGAGCGCGCCACCGCCCGATCCGGCCCGGGGTACCGGGCGGTCGTCGCGGACCACCGCGCAGCCACGCAACGGTGCCGCCGCGCCGGCCCCGGTGACACCCGGCAGGTGTGCCGAACCCGGGTGCGGCGGAACGATCGCCGACGGCTACTGCGAGATCTGCGGCACCGCGCCGACCGCCACCGCGGTGTACAGCCCGTCCGCGCCGACCGTGAGCGCGAGCAGCCGCACGTCGAGCCGTTCGGTGCGCACCCACCGGTCCGGGTCGGTCCGCTCGGCGGGCCGCGGCAGGCTCGGCGCGGGCCTGGTCGAAGTGCCGCCGGTACCGCGCGTCGACCCGGCCGCCGCGGTGCTCACCGACCCGCAGGTCCCCGAATCCGATCGGTACTGCGGCAAATGCGACAAGCCCGTGGGCCGCAGCCACGACGGCGTTCCGGGCCGGACCTCCGGCTTCTGCCCGCACTGCGGCACCCGCTACTCCTTCGTTCCCCGCTTGCGGGCGGGCGATCTGGTGGGTGGGCAGTACCAGGTCGCGGGCGCGCTCGCGCACGGCGGGCTGGGCTGGATCTACCTGGCCACCGACCATCGGGTCAACGACCGCTGGGTGGTCCTGAAGGGCCTCATCGACATCGGCGACAGCGACGCGCTCGCCGCCGCGCTGGCCGAACGCCGGTTCCTGGCCGAGGTCGACCACCCGAACATCGTCAAGATCCACAACTTCACCGAACACGCCGACGCCGACGGTGATCCGGTCGGCTACATCGTGATGGCCTACGTCGGCGGCACCTCGCTCAAGCAGATCCTGCGCAAGCACCGGGCCGAGACGAACAGCTATCTGCCGCCCGCCCAGGCCATCGCCTACGTGCTGGAAATGCTGCCCGCTCTGGGCTACCTGCACGCGCGGGGCTGGGCGTACTGCGACTTCAAACCCGACAACGTGATGCAGACCGAGGAACGGCTCGAGCTGATCGACCTGGGCGCGGTCATCTCGATGGACGACCGCACCAGCCCGATCTACGGCACCATCGGCTACCAGGCCCCCGAGATCGCCGAGACCGGCCCCACCGTCGCCACCGAGGTCTACACCGCGGGCCGTACCCTCGCCGTCCTCATGATGCGGGTGGCCACGGCCGAGGGCAAGCTCGGCCCGCTGCCCACGCCGGACACCGAACCGCTACTGGCCCAGCATGATTCACTGCACCGGTTCCTGCTGCGCGCCACCCACGCCGACCCGCTGACTCGCTTCGGTTCCATGTCGGAGATGGCCGACCAGCTCACCGGAGTGTTGCGCGAGGTCCTCGCGACCGGCGACGGCATTCCGCGGCCGGGGATGTCGAGTTCGTTCGGTCCGGCCCGCGCGGTCTTCGGCATCGACGGCACCACCCCCGACGCCGCCGCCCTCGTCGCGGGACTGCCCGCGCCACTGGTCGACCCGGCCGACAGCGGCGCCGCCCTGCTCGCCACGACCGACGCGGCGACCCCCGCCGAACTGGAGGCCGCGCTCACCGCCGGGCTGCGCGCGGTGGTCACCGGATCCGGTGAGTCGGTGGAGATCCCGCTGCGCCTGGTCCGCGCCGAACTCGAGGCGGGCGATCCGGCGGCCGCCTTGACCCGGCTGGACGCCCTGGACGCCGACCTGGACTACGACTGGCGACGAGTCTGGTACCGCGCGCAGGCCGCGCTGCTCACCGGCGACCACGGCACCGCGGCCGCCGATTTCGAAGCCGTCTACAACGCCCTGCCCGGCGAGCCTGCCCCGAAGCTGGCCCTCGCGGCAGCCCTGGAACTCGGCGCGCAGCAACGTGACACGCCCGAGCTGCGCCGCGCCTCGGCGCTCTACGAACTGGTGTGGCGCACCGACCACACCTACCTGTCCGCCGCCTTCGGCGCCGCCCGGCTGCGGCGCGCGGCGGGCGACCGCGCCGGGGCCGTGGCCGTGCTCGACCAGGTGGACCGCACCTCGTCGATGTTCACCGAGGCCAGGGTCTCCGCCGTCGACACCCTGCTGGCGGGCCGAGCGGCCGATGACCTGGACGAGGCGCTGCTGCGGGAGGCGGGCGAGCGGGTCGAGCGATTGAACCTGGACTCGCGCAAGCGGACCGCCGAGGTCCGCATGCCGGTCCTGGAGGCGGCGCTGAACTGGATCCGGTCGGGACAGCGGCCGAGTGCGGCAGGCAAGCTGTTGGACGTGGAATTCACCGAGCAGGGAGTGCGGACGGGGTTGGAACGATGCTTGCGGACATTGGCGCGGGAAGCCGACGACATGTGGAGCCGGTTCGTGCTGGTGGATCAGGCCAACGCGGTGCGGCCCAGGACCACGCTGTGA
- a CDS encoding glutamate ABC transporter substrate-binding protein, which translates to MRTRRPLLATAVAAVFVLVAGCGDAPEPSTIPATAVAPPIPGAEAITAAPSAEGSGSCDTEATLAPAGQPRPGAMPAGSSMAAIVANGRLRVGVDQNTYMFGFRNPSTGRLEGFDIDLAREIARDLFGDPDKIELRSVAAADRIPLLQEKKVDMIVRTFSATCERRRDVDFSSVYYRAAQRIAVPKGAGITTSAGLAGKRVCVTKGTTAAAPLFALPTPPAVLGVTNWTDCLVALQQGTVDAISGDEPILAGLVAQDRNLELVGDPIGTGAYAVGVPKGSEDLVRFVNGVLDRARADGTWQRIYQQHLSVLGPSPGPPPPKYVG; encoded by the coding sequence ATGAGAACCCGGCGCCCCCTGCTGGCCACGGCCGTGGCCGCGGTGTTCGTGCTGGTCGCCGGCTGCGGTGACGCTCCCGAACCGTCGACCATCCCGGCCACGGCCGTCGCACCGCCGATTCCCGGAGCCGAGGCGATCACCGCGGCGCCGAGTGCCGAGGGCAGCGGATCCTGCGACACCGAGGCCACATTGGCCCCGGCCGGGCAGCCGCGCCCCGGCGCCATGCCCGCGGGGTCGTCGATGGCGGCGATCGTGGCCAACGGCAGGCTGCGGGTGGGCGTGGACCAGAACACCTACATGTTCGGCTTCCGCAATCCGTCCACCGGGCGGCTGGAGGGCTTCGACATCGATCTCGCCCGCGAGATCGCCCGCGATCTGTTCGGCGACCCGGACAAGATCGAGCTGCGCTCCGTCGCCGCGGCCGACCGGATCCCGCTGCTGCAGGAGAAGAAGGTCGACATGATCGTGCGCACCTTCTCCGCCACCTGCGAACGCCGCCGCGACGTCGACTTCTCCAGCGTGTACTACCGTGCCGCCCAGCGCATCGCGGTGCCGAAGGGCGCGGGCATCACCACCTCCGCCGGGCTGGCGGGCAAGCGGGTCTGTGTCACCAAGGGCACCACCGCCGCGGCGCCGCTGTTCGCGCTGCCCACCCCGCCGGCCGTGCTCGGCGTGACCAACTGGACCGACTGCCTGGTCGCCCTGCAGCAGGGCACCGTCGACGCGATCAGCGGCGACGAACCGATCCTGGCCGGACTCGTCGCCCAGGACCGCAATCTGGAACTGGTCGGCGACCCCATCGGCACCGGCGCCTACGCGGTCGGGGTGCCCAAGGGCAGTGAGGATCTGGTCCGCTTCGTCAACGGCGTCCTCGACCGCGCCCGCGCCGACGGCACCTGGCAGCGGATCTACCAGCAGCACCTGTCGGTGCTCGGCCCCTCGCCGGGCCCGCCGCCACCGAAGTACGTGGGATGA
- a CDS encoding flavin-containing monooxygenase → MTRHVDVLIIGAGLSGIGAACHLVREQTGRSYAILERRENIGGTWDLFKYPGIRSDSDMLTFGFGFRPWIGTKVLADGGSIRQYVEDTAKEYGVTDHITFGRKVVHLAFDRATAQWTVQALIEATGETETWTADVVVGASGYYNYDEGFQPDFPGQADFQGQIVHPQHWPENLDYRGKKVVVIGSGATAITLIPSMADDVEHITMLQRSPTYIQALPSDDPVAIGFKKSRVPDAIAYKIGRARNIALQRASFQLSRTNPELSKKLILAQIRLQVGKHVDMRHFTPSYNPWDQRLCVVPNGDLFKALKSGKADIVTDRIAKFTEKGILTESGQELEADIIVTATGLNVQILGGATMTIDGEPVKMNETVAYKSVLYSDIPNFLMILGYTNASWTLKADLAAAYLCRVLNIMRDRGYTTFEVNAKPEDYAEESLMGGALTSGYIQRGDGVMPRQGARGAWKLVNNYYRDRTLMHKAPIEDGVLRFSKTGTAARAGQQQVAEAEA, encoded by the coding sequence ATGACGCGGCATGTCGACGTACTGATCATCGGCGCCGGCCTCTCCGGAATCGGCGCGGCCTGCCACCTCGTTCGCGAGCAGACCGGACGCAGCTACGCGATCCTCGAGCGCCGCGAGAACATCGGCGGCACCTGGGATCTGTTCAAGTACCCCGGCATCCGCTCCGACTCGGACATGCTGACCTTCGGTTTCGGTTTCCGCCCGTGGATCGGCACCAAGGTGCTCGCCGACGGCGGCAGCATCCGCCAGTACGTCGAGGACACCGCGAAGGAATACGGCGTCACCGACCACATCACCTTCGGCCGCAAGGTCGTGCACCTGGCCTTCGACCGCGCCACCGCGCAGTGGACCGTCCAGGCCCTGATCGAGGCCACCGGCGAGACCGAGACCTGGACCGCCGACGTCGTGGTCGGCGCCAGCGGCTACTACAACTACGACGAGGGCTTTCAGCCGGACTTCCCGGGTCAGGCCGATTTCCAGGGCCAGATCGTGCATCCGCAGCACTGGCCCGAGAACCTGGACTACCGCGGCAAGAAGGTCGTCGTGATCGGCTCCGGCGCCACCGCGATCACGCTGATCCCGTCGATGGCCGACGATGTCGAGCACATCACCATGCTGCAGCGTTCGCCCACCTACATCCAGGCGCTGCCCTCCGACGACCCGGTCGCCATCGGCTTCAAGAAGTCGCGGGTGCCCGACGCCATCGCCTACAAGATCGGCCGCGCGCGCAACATCGCGCTGCAGCGGGCCAGCTTCCAGCTCTCGCGCACCAACCCGGAGCTGTCCAAGAAGCTGATCCTGGCCCAGATCCGGCTGCAGGTCGGCAAGCACGTGGACATGCGTCACTTCACCCCGTCCTACAACCCGTGGGACCAGCGGCTGTGCGTGGTGCCCAACGGTGACCTGTTCAAGGCGCTCAAGAGCGGCAAGGCCGACATCGTCACCGACAGGATCGCGAAGTTCACCGAGAAGGGCATCCTGACCGAGTCCGGCCAGGAGCTCGAGGCCGACATCATCGTCACCGCCACCGGCCTGAACGTGCAGATCCTGGGCGGCGCGACCATGACCATCGACGGCGAGCCGGTGAAGATGAACGAGACCGTCGCCTACAAGAGCGTGCTGTACTCCGACATCCCGAACTTCCTGATGATCCTGGGCTACACCAACGCGTCCTGGACGCTGAAGGCCGACCTCGCCGCGGCCTACCTGTGCCGGGTGCTCAACATCATGCGCGACCGGGGGTACACCACCTTCGAGGTGAACGCCAAGCCCGAGGACTACGCCGAGGAGTCGCTGATGGGTGGCGCCCTCACGTCGGGCTACATCCAGCGCGGCGACGGCGTGATGCCGCGGCAGGGCGCGCGCGGGGCCTGGAAGCTGGTCAACAACTACTACCGCGACCGCACGCTGATGCACAAGGCGCCGATCGAGGACGGCGTGCTGCGCTTCAGCAAGACCGGCACCGCCGCGCGGGCCGGGCAACAGCAGGTCGCCGAAGCCGAGGCCTGA
- a CDS encoding LLM class flavin-dependent oxidoreductase, translating to MTERGLSFHWFLPTYGDSRGLVAGGHGSFMSGDRPATLRYLNQLTAAAEDNGFEGVLTPTGAWCEDAWLTTAMLVQTSETLKFLVALRPGLTSPTLAAQMSATFQRHSGGRLLLNVVTGGEPREQQAYGDFLDKAERYARTGEFLHIVRQLWESTTPFSFTGEHLRVRDALLSSRPDPIPPVFFGGSSGPAGPVAARYADTYLTWGEPLDAVATKLDWIRGLAAAEGRTVDFGLRIHVISRDTAAEAWAEADRLLSGIAPGEIERVQASLAASESEGQRRMARLHDGRTDGLEIAPNLWAGVGLVRGGAGTALVGSHAEVADRLLEYAALGIDHFILSGYPHLEEAYWFGEGVLPILERKGVWRHPSRPAAVPVVAPFTAAASS from the coding sequence ATGACCGAGCGCGGACTGTCGTTCCACTGGTTCCTGCCCACATACGGCGACTCCCGCGGGCTGGTCGCCGGCGGACACGGCAGCTTCATGTCCGGCGATCGGCCCGCCACGCTGCGCTATCTCAACCAGCTCACGGCCGCGGCCGAGGACAACGGTTTCGAGGGCGTGCTGACCCCCACCGGCGCCTGGTGCGAGGACGCCTGGCTGACCACGGCCATGCTGGTGCAGACCAGCGAGACGCTGAAGTTCCTGGTCGCGCTGCGCCCCGGCCTCACCAGCCCGACGCTGGCGGCCCAGATGTCGGCGACGTTCCAGCGGCACTCCGGCGGCCGGCTGCTGCTGAACGTGGTGACCGGTGGCGAGCCGCGCGAGCAGCAGGCCTACGGCGACTTCCTGGACAAGGCCGAGCGCTACGCGCGCACCGGCGAGTTCCTGCACATCGTGCGGCAGCTGTGGGAGTCGACCACGCCGTTCAGCTTCACCGGCGAGCACCTGCGGGTCCGGGACGCGCTGCTCAGCTCCCGCCCCGACCCGATTCCGCCCGTCTTCTTCGGCGGTTCCTCGGGTCCGGCCGGACCGGTCGCCGCCCGCTACGCCGACACCTACCTGACCTGGGGCGAGCCGCTGGACGCGGTGGCGACCAAGCTCGACTGGATCCGCGGGCTCGCGGCCGCCGAGGGCCGGACCGTCGACTTCGGCCTGCGGATCCATGTGATCAGCCGCGACACCGCCGCCGAGGCCTGGGCCGAGGCCGACCGGCTGCTGTCGGGGATCGCGCCCGGCGAGATCGAGCGGGTGCAGGCCAGCCTGGCCGCCAGCGAGTCCGAGGGCCAGCGCCGGATGGCCCGCCTGCACGACGGCCGCACCGACGGCCTGGAGATCGCGCCGAACCTGTGGGCGGGGGTCGGGCTGGTCCGCGGCGGGGCCGGGACCGCGCTGGTCGGCTCACATGCGGAGGTGGCCGATCGGCTGCTCGAGTACGCCGCGCTCGGCATTGATCACTTCATCCTGTCCGGCTATCCCCATCTGGAGGAGGCCTACTGGTTCGGCGAGGGTGTGTTGCCGATCCTGGAGCGCAAGGGCGTGTGGCGGCATCCGTCGCGGCCCGCCGCGGTGCCGGTGGTCGCTCCGTTCACCGCGGCGGCCAGCAGCTGA
- the rox gene encoding rifampin monooxygenase: MIDVIVAGAGPTGVMLASELRLRGVDVVVLDRDPAPTSVVRAMGLHARSLEILDQRGLLDRFLALGRTHPLGGFFAGIVKPQPGGLDTSHPYVLSLPQTVTERLLTEHAVELGVPIRRGAEVTGLDQDDRGVRVELADGTALRSRYLVGCDGGRSTVRKLLGIDFPGEPSRVDTLLGEMRLTASAETLAAVNAEVRKTQLRFGAMPLGDGLYRVVVPAAEVAEDRTVPPSFDEVTRQLVATAGTDLGAHAPRWLSRFGDATRLAQRYRSGRVLLAGDAAHIHPPLGGQGLNLGLQDAFNLGWKLAAEVGGRAPAGLLDSYEAERRPIAADVLDNTRAQMELVSLTPGAQAVRRLLAELMDFDEVNRHLIEKVVAIGTRYDLGDDHDLVGRRHRDIALTEGRLYERMHAGRGLLLDRTGRLSVTGWADRVDHLVDAGADTEVPAVLLRPDGHIAWVGADQRDLLEPLSRWFGAAA; this comes from the coding sequence GTGATCGACGTGATTGTCGCGGGCGCCGGGCCGACCGGTGTGATGCTGGCGAGCGAGCTGCGGCTGCGCGGCGTGGACGTGGTGGTGCTGGACCGGGACCCCGCACCGACCTCGGTGGTGCGCGCGATGGGCCTGCACGCCCGCAGCCTGGAAATACTCGATCAGCGCGGCCTGCTGGACCGGTTCCTCGCACTCGGCCGGACCCATCCGCTGGGCGGCTTCTTCGCCGGCATCGTCAAGCCGCAGCCCGGCGGTCTCGACACCAGTCATCCGTACGTGCTGAGCCTCCCGCAGACCGTCACCGAACGCCTGCTCACCGAGCACGCCGTCGAACTGGGGGTGCCGATCCGCCGCGGCGCCGAGGTGACCGGCCTCGACCAGGACGACCGAGGTGTGCGGGTCGAGCTGGCCGACGGCACCGCGCTGCGATCGCGCTACCTGGTCGGCTGCGACGGCGGCCGCAGCACCGTGCGCAAGCTGCTCGGCATCGACTTCCCGGGCGAACCGAGCCGGGTCGACACCCTGCTCGGCGAGATGCGGCTGACCGCGTCGGCCGAGACGCTGGCCGCGGTGAACGCCGAGGTCCGCAAGACCCAGCTGCGCTTCGGCGCCATGCCGCTCGGTGACGGACTGTACCGCGTCGTCGTGCCCGCGGCCGAGGTCGCCGAGGACCGGACCGTGCCGCCGTCCTTCGACGAGGTGACGCGGCAGCTGGTGGCCACCGCGGGGACCGACCTGGGCGCGCACGCGCCGCGCTGGCTGTCGCGTTTCGGCGACGCCACCCGATTGGCGCAGCGCTACCGGTCCGGCCGCGTGCTGCTGGCCGGCGACGCCGCGCACATCCACCCGCCGCTGGGCGGCCAGGGTCTCAACCTGGGCCTGCAGGACGCGTTCAACCTGGGCTGGAAGCTGGCCGCCGAGGTCGGTGGCCGGGCGCCGGCCGGGCTGCTGGACAGTTACGAGGCCGAACGGCGCCCGATCGCCGCCGACGTCCTGGACAACACCCGCGCCCAGATGGAACTGGTCTCGCTCACCCCCGGCGCGCAGGCCGTGCGCAGGCTGTTGGCCGAGCTGATGGACTTCGACGAGGTCAATCGGCACCTGATCGAGAAGGTCGTCGCCATCGGGACGCGCTACGACCTCGGCGACGACCACGACCTGGTCGGCCGGCGCCACCGCGACATCGCCCTCACCGAGGGCCGCCTCTACGAGCGGATGCACGCAGGTCGCGGGCTCCTGCTCGACCGGACCGGCCGCCTGTCGGTCACCGGCTGGGCCGACCGCGTCGACCATCTCGTGGACGCCGGTGCGGACACCGAGGTCCCCGCGGTCCTGCTGCGGCCCGACGGTCACATCGCGTGGGTGGGCGCCGACCAGCGGGATCTACTCGAACCCCTGTCCCGCTGGTTCGGCGCCGCGGCCTGA
- a CDS encoding HAD family hydrolase, producing MTLTVGFDLDMTLIDSRPGVALAIDTLAREFDLPMDGSHFAEHLGPPLATLLGDAGAPDDLIPHLVTRYRELYPDVVADIPALPGAAEALDTVRTGGGRALVVTGKFEPHARLHVDHFGWTVDRLAGDLWSTGKAEVLLAESAQVFVGDHAGDMRGAKAAEAFAVGVTTGPYDAEGLRAAGADIVLDDLTQFPAWLANYAATRG from the coding sequence GTGACCCTCACCGTCGGCTTCGATCTGGACATGACCCTCATCGACTCGCGCCCCGGTGTCGCCCTCGCGATCGACACCCTCGCCCGCGAGTTCGACCTGCCGATGGACGGCAGCCATTTCGCCGAGCACCTCGGGCCGCCCCTGGCGACCCTGCTCGGCGACGCGGGCGCACCCGACGACCTGATCCCGCATCTGGTCACCCGCTACCGCGAGCTCTACCCGGACGTCGTCGCGGACATCCCCGCCCTGCCCGGCGCGGCGGAGGCACTCGACACCGTGCGCACCGGCGGCGGCCGCGCCCTGGTGGTCACCGGCAAGTTCGAACCGCATGCCCGGCTGCACGTCGACCATTTCGGCTGGACCGTCGACCGGCTCGCCGGTGACCTGTGGTCCACCGGCAAGGCCGAGGTCCTGCTGGCCGAATCGGCCCAGGTGTTCGTCGGCGACCACGCGGGAGACATGCGCGGCGCCAAGGCCGCCGAGGCGTTCGCCGTCGGGGTCACCACCGGCCCCTACGACGCTGAGGGCCTGCGCGCGGCGGGCGCCGACATCGTCCTCGACGACCTCACCCAATTCCCCGCCTGGCTCGCGAACTACGCGGCCACGCGCGGCTAG
- a CDS encoding class I SAM-dependent methyltransferase, with protein MSPDPYWNHNTHYHPWILDQVPAGARTALDIGCGDGLLARKLATRCDAVLGVDIDDTVLATAPAAPRVHLEQGDFRALDDTFDVVTAVATLHHVPLREGVTALRELVAPGGTLAVVGLWKMRPHTDFHYLPVLPVIAGIDRWRRGQAGGPAATVRDPRETLAEIRSVSAELLPGVRIRRRLMWRYTLLWRRPREH; from the coding sequence ATGTCGCCGGACCCCTACTGGAATCACAACACCCACTACCACCCGTGGATCCTCGACCAGGTCCCCGCCGGTGCCCGCACGGCCCTCGACATCGGGTGCGGCGACGGCCTGCTGGCCCGCAAGCTCGCCACCCGCTGCGACGCGGTCCTCGGCGTCGACATCGACGACACCGTGCTCGCCACCGCGCCCGCCGCGCCTCGCGTTCATCTCGAGCAGGGCGACTTCCGCGCCCTCGACGACACCTTCGACGTGGTCACGGCGGTCGCGACGCTGCACCACGTCCCGCTGCGCGAGGGCGTCACCGCCCTGCGCGAGCTGGTCGCCCCCGGCGGCACCCTCGCCGTCGTCGGCCTGTGGAAGATGCGCCCCCACACCGATTTCCACTACCTGCCCGTCCTGCCGGTCATCGCCGGGATCGATCGGTGGCGGCGCGGGCAGGCGGGTGGGCCGGCCGCGACCGTGCGCGACCCGCGAGAGACGCTGGCCGAGATCCGGTCGGTGTCGGCCGAGCTGCTGCCGGGAGTACGGATCCGGCGCCGCCTGATGTGGCGCTACACCCTGCTCTGGCGGCGCCCGCGGGAGCACTGA
- a CDS encoding DUF4247 domain-containing protein, with amino-acid sequence MTRTKWIVAGIVAVVTTIVAVIVVVVVTRDQNPRDFVAERYQRARQLDQANNGLAFTAAAAPAAVAAAIAKATDPRDRRNTGDNHYLRFDKDLVAVSPHAGGSLVLIDSLANGTRRHHAHTSTYGWNSGSAAGDFRGGGSDNGGK; translated from the coding sequence ATGACTCGCACCAAGTGGATCGTGGCGGGCATCGTCGCCGTCGTCACCACCATCGTCGCCGTGATCGTGGTGGTCGTCGTGACCCGCGACCAGAATCCGCGCGACTTCGTGGCCGAGCGCTATCAGCGCGCCCGCCAGCTCGATCAGGCCAACAACGGGCTCGCGTTCACCGCGGCCGCCGCGCCCGCCGCCGTCGCGGCCGCGATCGCCAAGGCCACCGATCCGCGCGATCGCCGCAACACCGGCGACAACCACTACCTGCGCTTCGACAAGGATCTCGTCGCGGTGTCCCCGCACGCGGGCGGTTCGCTCGTGCTGATCGACAGTCTCGCCAACGGCACCCGCCGCCATCACGCCCACACCAGCACCTACGGCTGGAACAGCGGCTCGGCCGCAGGCGACTTCCGCGGTGGCGGCAGCGACAACGGCGGCAAGTAG
- a CDS encoding DUF350 domain-containing protein, which produces MLADLAADAGAALAYSAVGIVLMAVGFGLVDLLTSGDLRAQIWQERNRNAAILLASNLFGVGVIVATAIWTSDGKIVQALLASAIYGVIGLAAMALAFVLLDALTPGDFRAVVADPEPHPAVWVTASAHIAVALVVAASLT; this is translated from the coding sequence ATGCTCGCCGACCTGGCGGCGGACGCGGGCGCCGCGCTCGCCTATTCCGCGGTGGGAATCGTGTTGATGGCGGTCGGTTTCGGCCTCGTCGACCTGCTCACCTCCGGTGATCTGCGCGCCCAGATCTGGCAGGAGCGCAACCGCAACGCCGCCATCCTGCTCGCGTCGAACCTGTTCGGCGTCGGCGTCATCGTGGCCACCGCGATCTGGACCTCCGACGGCAAGATCGTCCAGGCCCTGCTCGCCAGCGCGATCTACGGCGTGATCGGCCTGGCCGCCATGGCGCTGGCGTTCGTCCTGCTCGACGCGCTCACCCCGGGTGATTTCCGGGCCGTCGTGGCCGATCCGGAACCGCATCCGGCGGTCTGGGTCACGGCCTCGGCGCACATCGCGGTGGCGCTGGTGGTGGCCGCGAGCCTCACCTGA